Proteins encoded together in one Astatotilapia calliptera chromosome 7, fAstCal1.2, whole genome shotgun sequence window:
- the LOC113025077 gene encoding uncharacterized protein LOC113025077: MSNSDRVVLALGGAGKVGSGIVKGLLDKGFKVAVISRDSSRLEKLRSFVSPNTKDNLTTIVGNVGSEEEAEQAKQALLKEVGKVTDIVSSLGFSWWQGGPPHTQSLKDLHWVIETLLFSTFVSWKAFYPLVRDDSNCTYTFITGGAGEKLLMPGTGFLTVGAASTLAFCHVLREEYPEVPCKLNQVKINTGVATPDHMAPGFLNHLDLGEAVAALIERRNTAHNVFTINCPADLKSVLLERNL; this comes from the exons ATGTCGAACTCGGACAGGGTTGTGTTAGCTCTCGGAGGAGCGGGAAAAGTGGGCTCCGGGATCGTTAAAGGACTGCTGGATAAAG gTTTTAAAGTTGCAGTGATCTCCAGGGACAGCAGCCGCCTGGAGAAACTCCGATCGTTTGTCTCTCCCAACACAAAGGATAACCTCACCACTATAGTGGGAAATGTGG GCTCAGAGGAGGAAGCCGAGCAGGCGAAGCAGGCCCTGCTGAAGGAGGTGGGGAAAGTCACCGACATAGTTTCCTCTCTGGGCTTCAGCTGGTGGCAGGGAGGACCCCCACACACCCAGTCCCTGAAAGATCTACACTgg GTAATTGAGACGTTGCTTTTCAGCACATTTGTGTCATGGAAGGCCTTCTACCCCCTGGTGAGGGACGACTCCAACTGTACCTATACGTTCATCACAG gaggagcaggagagaaGCTGCTGATGCCTGGTACAGGCTTCCTCACAGTGGGCGCTGCCAGCACCCTGGCTTTCTGCCATGTCCTCCGTGAGGAGTACCCCGAGGTGCCCTGCAAACTCAACCAG GTGAAGATTAACACAGGTGTAGCCACTCCTGATCACATGGCGCCCGGCTTCCTCAATCATCTGGACCTGGGCGAGGCTGTTGCCGCCCTGATCGAAAGACGAAACACTGCCCACAACGTTTTCACCATCAACTGCCCTGCAGACTTAAAGAGCGTCCTTCTGGAGAGGAACCTTTAG